The window ACTTTATGTGGTGTCCAGTGCCCTCAGACAGCTATTTCAAGTCTGATATAAGTTATGGCTTCATGTAGGGAATTTCCTAAGAGCAGAGTGAAGTTTTATACAACAGTTAAATGCCTTTTCCTGCAAATTGGTGAAAATGGGACAGTATGGTTGAAGCTAATTAGGTCATAAACATTAGATGTACTCCAAATATAAATTTACTATAGTAAAGTTAAATGCCCAAATCATAGTATGCCACAAGCAAAAAAACGAAGAAAGAAAACTGAGAATCTCTAAAATGTAAGTggatcactttaaaataaaaatttaaatacacagGTAAATTACAAATACAGGAGCTTTAAATgcaaaaggatttttatttttgactgccCAGTTCTGAGTTTCATCACACAGAATAGCCTGGGTAGGGGAACCAGATTTGTTTCTCTACAATTGCTAAGAATCTACTACATAATCTTTCTGGGTAAGGGAACCAGATTTGTTTCTCTAAAATTGCTAAGAATCTACTACATAATCTTTCTGTTACTCTGCTTTCTTCTCCTACTAGCATGTGCAATGAACTAATTGGACTCTAGCACTGCTTCTCCATCTATCAGTTTGCACTTTGCAAAGGTTGTTTTTAGTATAGTGCCTTTGAGATTTGCCTATAATTCAGCTTTAGTCTCTTAAGGTCAGCAAGTTCCTTACTCCaataaaatgtctacattttaaacacaggaataaaaaaagttttttttttcacgaaACCTAGAAAATTTAACTACTAAGAACCAAGAACTTCCAGGCAGTGCCATTCTTTATTTCCACCTAGCAAAGCCCCAAACTCACTAATCTTTCTCCAATCAAGTGCAAAAAAATTCTCAAATTGAAAAGAGATAGCCCTATGTATGGCTACCAGAACATACAATATAGCATTCTAAAATGATTGGTTGCCGTGCATTTATAAAATTACAACCTTGTTTAACATTGTGCAAAAATCACTAAATGTAAATATGCTACAACCTACAAAACTTCACAATTGCAATGTGGCagcaatttgtaaaaaatattcagggaaggttatttaaaagttaaacaaacataaaaggtAAGGCACTATTGATACACTGGGTTAAGCACATAAAAAACAAGTACATAGGCTAATACTGtaatgcaagtttaaaaagatttatattgaaaaccgtaaaaatacatttcattaaaaatgttttgaacattaaaataataatgattgatTTTTTACTGGTCAGTTGTTTTTATACTACTCAATGCCATATCAATCTGTACAGTAGGCAGCTTTGCTTAATCTGAATAGTTTGAAAAATACTTTTAGTTCTCATCCattctaaaatctttaaaaatgttcatatcCAGCTGAGCGGCAATTCCTACGACCAATGAAATAAGCCACCACCACTAGGATTACAAGGCCTCCCAATGCAGCTCCCACGACAATCGGTACAGTGTAGTTCTGATCTGCAAAGCAGTCTTCAGCTAcatagggaacaaaaaaaaaaaaaaaacaaaaaagcaaatgcaaagtaaaatagcaaaaagccaaaaggaatgaaaaaaattgtaacaaaataaaaaaatattcaactttAAAAGTATTcaaataatgttaaaaacatgaaaaaaattttGTAAGCATGAGCACCTATAGGTGGGTCCAACTCCTCTTTCCCAAAAAGAAGACAATGGCTGAGGGCTAGCTATGTTGTTATCTTTATTCAGCTATGTTGCTATCTTTAATCAGAACTAATTCCTGTTAAAAACTCACCTCTTTGGTTTTGCCAGCTTGATTGGCTGGGACAAGAAGACGTCAATTACAGGTTATTACACGTGTGCAAGTTCATTCTGTCCCAGCAACTGTAGTAGAAGTCAGGATATGATGGGTTTCTATGCAACCAATACTGGGCTGCAATTTTAATAATGAAGCGAGCAATCAAGTGGTTTCAAGTGGTTTCCAGACTGGTAGTTCAAATCTTGCCTCAAGTCTTTGTACGGAATAAATTGGCCCCAGTGGAATGGGGAAGCCTTTATTTATACCTGGACTTTGATGGGGTGTTCATCCCCATGACATGTCTATTAAATGTGCTTAGCTTTatggcatttttttgtattatttgagactttaatttgttttttaaaaggttaCAACAAAAAAACTAAGTTCTTGTTGGTGATCCAAATCCTGTTAGTACTGGAGACAAAAATGTGTACCAGTATGTCTTCAGAAATATAACAAAGCACCAATCAGTATTATAAccttattaacttttttaaaactttaattcagATTATTTTTTATCACTGACAAAGTAATGCTGCAGCAGTTCAGGGAGAATTTAGGTAAATTACTTGATTATAAAGTATTCACAAAGTAAAATGTAGATAAAGTGGAAGAAATTGTTTAGGGCAATATTATAGAAAACAACAATGACAAGCTTTTCcactcaattttattttgttagcaTTGAATCATTTTAATTACGTTAAATCAGACCAAAAACAGACATACAAAAAAGGTAGGTAGATACCAAAAGATAGGAGGAAAATAATTGCAGATGTCCAATACAATTGCAAAACACAGATATCAAgtgctttagttttattttgagaAGTGATTTCAAGAATTTAAATATTGCCAAAATACtccaaatgaaaaatacaataaaaggaaaaaggatCATTGCAAattcatagaaaaacaaaaaaaggtctcAAGAAAAATGTCAATTACCTGGTATGCCAGAAGCCTGAGAGCTCCATAAAAATGAAAGGGGTAGGGGTGGTAAGACATCAGAACTGGTTGTCCCTCAATAGCACTTACTTGCTTGtcagtacagaaataaaaaggatACCAAAAGTAGAGAGGAGTGGAAAGGAAGGAATAGCCAAGAACCACGAGTGTGGCATTTTCCTTTTAGCATGAGGGCATACACAGCTTTTTTCCTTCTACAAGTGGTTTTTACCACTTTTGTTGTATAAAACGGAACACCTATCCCTTAAGACCCATACATAGGTCTGAAGCCAGGTAACAGTAATTGTAGGATGTAACAGTGTATTTTATAATGGGAATACAAACGCCATGTTTTCAGTTGTGTACGTTTCTCTGCCTTTCTGATAAGTGGTCTCTGCAAGCCCAGTCATTTAGTGAACTCTCCCCTGATTTAATAGCTTCTTTTTGACCAAATAACTAGTTGCAAGAAAGATGTGACAGGGATGAAACTTGTAAACTATACTATGGAAACAGGTCAGACAACTTAACTGATCGCAAGAGAAGTTAACAGCTTTGTCATTGCCatctggcttttttaaaaaagtttatgcGCTCCTAATATAAAGAATCTTTAGTAAGTTTAGGATTAAGGCAAATAAAAGATAtcttaaatgtttttcataatgTGTATAGTATACTAATAAAATCTCCTAAAGTGTGGCATCATTCAAGGTTTCTACCCTTTCTTCCTTCTCCACATCAAATTTGGTTtaggggggggggacaaaaaaaaaaaacaaacaaaaaaaaaacaaaatctattttactTTGCCAAGAAATATGGAATAATACTGAAACATTATTGTGCACAACAGGTGAAGAGGCTTCTTTACCACAAAACAATGCACTGTTAACATTAGCAGCCAATCCAAATGTCATGTGGTGACACAAATATGGTTGGTTGCCAAAGATTACTGCACACTATTAGGCTTTGAaccataaatatattaatgtgaaTCGTGTTATATTACCTTGAACATAAAACAttccctgaaataaagaaaaggtacAATCTTACAGTAATAACACTAAAGGAGGAAGATTTAAATCTGTTAACAGTAGGCAAAAGCAAGCAGAACAATGGGCCCAGCCTTTATGCACTATGGTGCAATTTGATTTAGGGACATTGTGAAACCAAAGCTATTTAAGAGCAGCCTAGCTTCCTACAATACTAGATCACATCTAATCAATAGGTTTTTTCTCATAGTACAGAGGTTGTCGAAGAAATCTGATGAGGAGGCTCTCCAGGCACACAGACCATAAATTTGACAATCAACTGCAGTTGCGAAGACCTCACCGGATCTGCTGTTTGTCAAGTTAGGAGAGCTTCTCAAAATTGTCCACTTTACACTTTCTTTAAAATGCACAGTATGCACTTCTTACTTCAGTATACTCCTGGCATAGGAATATCAAGCATTCATTTCTTAGTAAGGAACTTCTCTCCAGTAAACATTACATTGTGCaatcatacataaaaaagaaaaaaatattctgagaaCAAGGCCCAGTTGAGCAGGGTATAACACTGTCTGTGGGCAAGCAGAATCTTGCCCACAGACAGGTTTTTCTGCCTCTAAGGCAGCCATATTTACAAGGACATGAGCAGTTTTAGTGCCCATTAAATGAAGCAGAGGatgcagattttctttttgtacgTGTCTCAACATGTGGAATGATGGTGAAGTAGATGCAAGACTGAACAACACTGTTTTGACTATATAGACTAAAAACAATCCCTTCTCTTTGCAATTTAGCAGCATTCGTTATTAAATATTGAGTATGTGCTCTTCAGCTGTTCAGGAAAACAAAGCAGAGTCACATTTACAAGGACCAGAGCATGGCGAGACTTGCAGGTCCATACTAGTAGAGGATCTACAAAAGGGGTCCAGAATGGCCAGGGTAAATTAGAGAGGAAGATGCATGTTTGTAGATAATTCAGAATTTGCATctacttcaaaagaaaaaaaaaaatgctaatcagGCTTGAGGAAGGGACAATTAAAGTGTCTGATATCCAACATAGGTTTTTCTTCTGCCAATTAGGTAAGCAATCACAATAATGATAATTAAGCCTGAAAGTGCAGCGCCAACTATGATTGGAATTAAAATGGCGTCATCATCGATGTGACATTCAGAAgctgtagatgaaaaaaaaaattacaatgggtgaaaacaaaaaaggaaaagtgtgAAACTTAATGCAAGCAAAGCCTAAAATGCATTATGACAAATCACAAAAAGTAGTGTATTTTAGTTGAAAgttaaggtaacaaaaaaaaaaaaaaaaaaaagcaggcaaGTTTTTGAGTAGTGTTGGAGCTTTGCCCATTCAGAAACGCCAACAACTGGCAGTAACAGACAATGAGTACAGCTGCAGGTATGTTCAAGCACTTTTGTTTAAGTGAGTGTCTTTAGGTCCtcctaataaatgttttcctaGATTCCCCAACAGGCACGCTTTGCATGCTAGCATGCTTTATGAAGGGTAAGGGACCGATACACTGTATTCCATTTACACTAAAATGTGTCTGTCATTCACACTACACTGGATGTCATTTTACACAAAGTCTACCAGCAGATGAGATTAGGAGAGAAAATTGGGGAACATTATTTGCAAGCTACAAACCCAAAATAGTCTACCACAAATATAAATTGCTGTTCTACCAACACATTCAGTAAAATGTGAAAGGTCTGCCAAATAACACAGGAGCCACACACCCTCACtgtaacatatatacacacaaatattccTAACTACTTTGCAAGTATAAAAACATACCTTCGCTCTTTCATCAACTCTAGACCTGCCTTTCTCAATTTGTTAATCCCAGAGGAATTCTTAAAGCAGAAACCCAATATTTCCCCTCTATTTCTATAGATGTGCCACACCACTGCTGCTTCCAGCAAAACGAGAGCATAAAAAgggttattttgttttatttcctcatTTCAGGGAGACTGAGCatgctggactgggctacaaccATGATAATACTACTGTGCTGCACAAACAGCTAAATTAAGCTTCTGTCACAGAATGCGGCAAAATCAAGATGCTATATTTACCAAATGTACAgatctctctaaaaaaaaaatggtatgagcATATCATACAAAAAGGTTGCTTCCAGCATTGTTGCACTGCAAAACAGGAAATACCACCCTCTTCACACATTGCTTTGGGACAAAAGGCAGGTAGGATAATATTATGGGAAAAAAGGTTCGGAGTTCACCAACTTCTCAACTCTCAGCTAATCCCTGCTAAAATGAATTTAATGGGGGATAGTGTGAAATCTCCTATACATTAGTGGTCTGTAAAAAGAATTTCCCCCTTCTCTTACAGAGGTGGctaaaatgccacccttacagactgATAAGAGGATCAATAATGTGTACCATTAAGAGAGCATGAGTTGTCTAAAAGATATAACAGAACTTTGCGAAGTAAAGCTAAAGACAAAAATTTGGTTTACGTTTGACAGGAGACAGGAGTGGGAAGTTAATAGAACCCGTTTTATTGTCTTCTATATTTGCTTTGGAAATGTCCCATTTAATCCGGTCCCAGTGGTAAACTTTTCACCAGAACCAAGGAAAAGGTTGAAGGGGATTACAAAGTACAAACATTGGGGAGAACCTCACTGGTTCTGTATAAACAAAGTCAATAACACTGCTTGGTATTACCAGTCTCGGATCATAAACACACAGTATGTACTACTTCTTACCTGTGGCATATGTTGAATTATGTACACTGAAAGGTTGGACTCTCACATCAAATGTATTCATGTAAAGGTCGTCTGAGACAGAGATGAGCTGCTCCTTACGGCACAAGTAAGAGTTGCCCAAAGATGCTTCCCATAAACTcaaattaacatttgttttataaaaaacgcctgaaaagcaaaaaaaaatttaacactgaacacacatgtatttatttaatgctgTACAGGTATACAGTAAAATAACAGGAAATCAGAAGTGAAAAGCAAGAATGCTACATGATATAAAATGGAAAACTAGTTGAcccggagaaaaaaaaaaaaccctagaatACAGAAGCAGTCTGGCTCTCTAACACACCACTCTAACCAGAGGGTTAACCCCCCttgcggtaatcccaagtgtgactcggggtatgcaaaaagcggtaacccagggTCACAatcggggtaactttgggagtCCCTCTTACCTCAGCCctgtgctccagcggcgatcagactCTCCAACGGGAGCGTGGtcgggctggaaatttaaaagcaaattaccgAGTACGTCgctgctcgcatccgcagttacatgcgatgcaccatgcaggatttctgcatggtgcatcacatctaactgcagatgcgatcaccaatagtaaattccaggggtgatgcgagcagcttcctTGGTTTCCGTGGAGTGAgccgggcgggacatccccatcgcatcacccggcaagatctGTGACATCTGTGACACCGGGTGAtgtggtggagtgatggattctgggagcgggaaatttaaaagcagattactatgtaatctgcttttaaattttttttacagtaaaaacacacaataaaagtacaagtacatattttagtgcaccaagcatcattgcccagtgccctgatttacattttgcccacgaTTAGCCCtaaccttgatctgacctttaatggcttataaatcacttcctgaatggatcatttcatcactttgtctttgaccttgattgttcctgactgattgctgcaGAGCAcgtggcatccaaaaggcatctcgccggcgcaagcgctgttttggaggaatttcaGAGCAGCAATAGTGATATGGAatcctttgtggaatcgagcgatagtgattcaccaggaaatttgtcatcggacatcGAAAGTGAAcagagcgacgattctgaaccagAGGTCAGTGCTGTTCGCACATGGtactccattgaccttgatgcggaccaggcagcacccccaagatttccatttaccagcgcacctgggatgaagattgaggctgaatgcaacgacccccccggcatacctgaagttgttttgactgaagttataaaaaataaattgttgcagagacaaacaggtaagccgctcttgtgtttgctaactttttgaaattttttttatgcaaacatgtatgcttctttgtgtttgctaactctttacatgttttgctaattttttttttttatgcaaacatatatgctgctctgtgtttgctaacatattacttgcaaccttcacactataaaagaacatatcctaaaatacattttgttttatgcaggtacgctggacaacaacaaggtgctccacacctgaggtttgcaagaagcagaaaatgggaacctgtgaccaagggtgacatttggctgtttttgggcttggtgatcctgcagggagttgtgggtaAACCCATGCAGAAGTAGTACTAgtcaaagaataaaatgattgccactccattctttagcacagtcatgccagaataccgcttttccctcattatgaagtacctgcacttcgcatacagtgaagaatttgatgagactacccatcctgcaccaaaactcaagaaaatttgggaagtgtctcagatgattcaacaaaatttccagcaaatctatgtgccagaaagaaatgtcagcattgacgaaagtctaatggcttacaaggggaggctcagctgggtgcaatacatagcGTCAGAAGTcacgatttggtgtgaaaatgtatatgctgtgcgaatccttatctggctacatttggaatacagtactgtacactggaaaagggacacagttcaaccccagatagagccattatggattggcaacatcttcagtgctatccctcattgagccattgctaggtcagggctattgtgtcacaactgacaatttctacacctctcctgacctttatgagttccttctgcgacacagaacagatgcctatggaaccgttagggctaaccggcgcaacctgccatcactgtttgcaaaagggaagctgaagacaggagaaattgttgcctgccagaaaggcaagatgatgacCCTGAGATGGcttgacaagaaagatgtgtgcctgatgagtactgtccatgatgcctccaccgttctggtacacacaaaacgtgggaaagaagtgatgaagccacaggtggtgattgactacaactccatgggaggtgtcgacagagctgaccaagtcatgacattctacccagcgatgaggaaacagcaaagaagtactacaaaaagattttcaggcatctagttgagcagtgcctatggaatgcctacattctgtacaaaaaaaatagtcagaggcctgtgaatcattcagacttcattttgcaagtttccaaatccatagtcaagaaccaccaacaccatcagtggctgtgaatagacctggacgtcgtgcttccaccattgtcaacccagaatgcctgaccggtcgtcacttcattgaatacattccaccaacccagaaaaaggcagcacctacaagaaTGTgggtggtttgctgctcaaagactgatgacagaagaaggaagaaactAGGTTCCaatgtcctgactgtgatgttgggctttgtgcagcaccctgcttcaaaatctaccacacctgagatgtgtgttttttttctaaattctgcatttaatttatattattatttttcaataatattgcacccttgtttggaaaatgtcagtgagaaatttttattaaaatattttttttgataaattacattgttgtggtctattatttcattattttgtaaaattattatttatatttatgtattatatcataatttatgattataatataataaataaatataattattatacccgtgaattacaggcccacaatataaacaaaaattgcatgcatgcaaaaaaaataggatcactttttgcagaattagaacgctagggggttaatataAGCATTAACCCCAACAAGTAAAACAAGTATTGATCAAATCAAGTCTGAGCGATGGTTGCAGGAAGCTATGTGTGTATATGCAATTAAGGTATGATATGCAATTGAGTAAAAACCATCTAGATCTATtccagtctatttataaagcaataaaactgacatttactaaaacattaccTGGTGTGTTATCTTCAGGTCCAGGAgctttaatggcagtaatttattctgcaccagagaatgttttagcgagtgtcagattcactgctttataaataaaccccatgtGTAACAAGCAAATTAGGTGTTAAAAAGATTCCATACCTGAACCAGTTATTAGGGTCACATTAACTTCTTGAAGAtagaagttcttttttttctacgtTGGAAAAAGACAATCAGTATATCAAGAGCTAATTCGTTTAATCAAATGTTTCAGTTAAATTGGAAATAAAGTGGAGAGGTTTTTCTGAAAGTGTCCTACTACTGAAATTTGTTAACAATCCCGTGCATGCCCCTATTAGGAGACTGCAAGTAAGGACTCATCGGACCACCACCCCTGCTAGCCAAATCACAACCACTGTTCTGCTCTCATTGGCATACATATTACACAAGATATAACATGCAACCTATTTTCCGTAGTCTGCTCAATACTGGcaaatgcacattttgtttttttatttatttttgcaagtaACAAACAgctatacagcaaaaaaataaaaataaaataaaattaaaatttatgagCTTCCATAAAAGAAACATgagaaggtaaaacaaaaagggCCAGGTACCCTTATGCACAAAGGTGTACTTTAAAGTCTCGGTagtgtaaaacaaaaactttatcactgaccacaaaacaaaaattaaaatatatgaagtTGCCACTGTGGCTTAACTGTATACTAGCAAATGCACCAATCTGTTGTATGTGAACTATGTGTCTCTGCTTTAATACAAAATAGGAGGAGCACATACCAAAACATTTCAATTACttacaattaaaaagtaaaattctaCAACTGTGTTGGTGTCCGTTAATCTTAGGAGAGAAGTCTCATTTCCGCAGTTTCCAGAATAGGCAGTGGTGTTGGGGTTAATGTTAAATACAGTCCAAACATTCTAAACAGAAAAAGatgatcaataaaaatataagtacaaAGCATTTCTCCTCTCTGCCTTCTTCAAATGTAAATGCCTGATTAAATCTTGAACAGACAAAGATTGGGATGGCCACCATTATCCCAGACTTGTTTTAACTATTTTCTGGGCTGGTTTACAAGACTATGTGTGTTGTgcacataaacacacacatacattattcTAATGAACATGACACAAATCACACATGCCTATAATCTTCTCAGAAGGAAAGAACAACTGTGGGTTATACCCATAATACTTTAACACTATTCTAACTGAAAGAAATCATTCATACCTGACTAATAGTTTAAGAATAtgcattttagtaataaaaagggaaaattattGTTGAACTGATAACTATCTAATGATCCACAGGGGTCTCCTGTCCGGTAGGGACACAAATGAAAGCTAAATAGTAAAGCTATGAACGTATCAGGATTATTCAAGAATttagtaataacattttgttatagaACATTGTGGCTTATGTTAACTCTGGCAAAATAGGTGAAACAAGACTTTTCCTGCCTAACGGACACAAAAACCTGCAAGCAAGCCTCTAAATTTCTCCACAATATCCAGAGCAAGAGGAAAACAAAAGGCCTTAAACCTTGAGTTCCTGTGGTTGTGTATGGTTAAACTCTTAAATCCCTATACTCTAAAGGGGAAAAATATTaaagagagaaatgaaaaaaaagcaagcaacTAAAATTTACCTTTCCTTCAACAAGCATGGAGGCATTGAGCTGCAGACCCATGGAGGCCAGCAGACATACCTCTGTGCCATTTGAAACAGAATAATTGCCAACAGTCGGTTTGTCGATAGGTTTGGGCGTTGGTTTTGGGG is drawn from Pyxicephalus adspersus chromosome Z, UCB_Pads_2.0, whole genome shotgun sequence and contains these coding sequences:
- the LAMP2 gene encoding lysosome-associated membrane glycoprotein 2 isoform X3 produces the protein MERCLCYVTLCLLGLGLLQTDAFEVEIKDGSKRTCIYASMKINFTIEYETNSSKFRNVTLAAPDSVTTEGSSCGETTLLNVSFGNGHFWSLLFMKNNKEYKASLLSLIYNTNDMVLFPDAKNKGQFTSSTNTSFFEPVPLNSTYKCFHDDAVITEHVVQLYWNVTLQAYVENSTLGKDFQCSADIPTTPTANTTTLPSTTATTPKPTPKPIDKPTVGNYSVSNGTEVCLLASMGLQLNASMLVEGKNVWTVFNINPNTTAYSGNCGNETSLLRLTDTNTVVEFYFLIKKKNFYLQEVNVTLITGSGVFYKTNVNLSLWEASLGNSYLCRKEQLISVSDDLYMNTFDVRVQPFSVHNSTYATAEDCFADQNYTVPIVVGAALGGLVILVVVAYFIGRRNCRSAGYEHF
- the LAMP2 gene encoding lysosome-associated membrane glycoprotein 2 isoform X2, yielding MERCLCYVTLCLLGLGLLQTDAFEVEIKDGSKRTCIYASMKINFTIEYETNSSKFRNVTLAAPDSVTTEGSSCGETTLLNVSFGNGHFWSLLFMKNNKEYKASLLSLIYNTNDMVLFPDAKNKGQFTSSTNTSFFEPVPLNSTYKCFHDDAVITEHVVQLYWNVTLQAYVENSTLGKDFQCSADIPTTPTANTTTLPSTTATTPKPTPKPIDKPTVGNYSVSNGTEVCLLASMGLQLNASMLVEGKNVWTVFNINPNTTAYSGNCGNETSLLRLTDTNTVVEFYFLIKKKNFYLQEVNVTLITGSGVFYKTNVNLSLWEASLGNSYLCRKEQLISVSDDLYMNTFDVRVQPFSVHNSTYATASECHIDDDAILIPIIVGAALSGLIIIIVIAYLIGRRKTYVGYQTL